From the genome of Paracidovorax avenae:
GCGGACTGGAATCGCTGCAGATATCGGGAAGCGAGCGCATCACATCGGAAGCCCAGGTGCATGCCATCCGCCAAATCTACGGCGATGCCCCTCTGGTCGTAGTGGACCTGCGCCAGGAGTCGCACGCGGTGGCCGATGGCCATTCCCTGACATGGCGCGGCACCAATGACTGGGGCAATGTGGGACTGGACACGGCGGCAACCATGGCGCGGGAGGCAGATCAGCTCGAGGAACTGCGCAGGCAGGGCAACGCAGTGGCGATCCACGCAGAATATGTGAAGGGAAGAATGGACGATCCGGCCCCCCGGCCACTGGTCACCACCCTCGCCCGGTCGGAGCAGGACATCGTGGAAGCGGCGGGCGCCGAGTATCGCCGTATCGCCGTCACGGACCATGTGCGCCCGTCCCGCAGGGATGTGGACCAGTTCATCGAGCTGGTACGTGACTTGCCGGAAGGCACGGGCCTGCACGTGCATTGCAACGGCGGCCACGGAAGGACCACCACTTTCATGGTGCTCCACGACATGCTCCACAATGCGCGGGAGGTCGATGCCGGCGCCATCATGGCGCGCCAGTCCAAGCTGAGCCATGACCACAACCTGACAGACACCAGCACGGTCAAGAAAAGAAAACAAACCTTCCACGCGGACCGGCTTGCGTTCTTCCATGAGTTCCACGCGTATGCGCGCGAAAACCCAGGGGGAAGGCCGCTGACATGGTCGGAATGGCGCCGCAGCGACGCGGCACAGCCCACCTGAGCGGCTCGCGGCCCGCAGGCCATCAACCGGCCTGCGGGCACGCCACGAACGCGGGCAGCCGCTCGGCCGCCGCGGCGAAGGCCGCCAGCGACGGATGCGACGTATCCACCACCCGTCCGGGCAGCACCAGTCCGGTGAAGCTCCATGCCACCGCCGCGGCGATGCCGCCGTGGGTCAGGGCATCCACGTCCGGCATGCTGCCCGCACCGGCGATGGCTTCTTCCAGCTGCGCGTAGGCGGCATCCAGCTGCAGGCCGACGCGGTCCAGCCAGGGCCGGTGCTGCTTTTCCTCGGGGCGCAGCCGCTGCTCATAGACGATCTGCACCGTCTTCTCGCACGCGGCGAGCGCGAGGCCGGCGATGCGCAGGTCCTGCAGGCGGGCCGTCCGGTCCGCCGGGACCAGGCGGGCAGCAGCCTCCGGCGCGCAGGCATCGATCCACTGCAGGATCAGCGTCGAATCCATCAGCACCGTGCCGTCGTCCGCCACCAGCGTGGGCGCCTTCACCACCGGGTTGACCGCGCGGAATGCGTCGAAGGTGCTGAACACGGACAGGGGCCGGTGCTCGAACGGCACGCCCAGGTGGCGCAGGGTGACGGCGACGCGGCGCACGTAGGGCGAGTCGAGCATTCCGAAGAGCTGCATTGGAGATCCTTTCTTGGAGTGTCGTGGTGCCGCCGGGCGGCGGCGTTGCATAGGAACGTGCCCTACGATAGGCGGGCGCGCCATGCGCGCACAGGGGCGGGCATCGGATAAAGCCCCCGCCCACCGATGAACCATCGGCCGCGGCGCCCGCCCGGCCCCTACATTCCATGCGAATCGACAAGAAGGACTGGCTGATCCTGCAGGCCCTGCAGACCGACGCGCGGCAGAGCCTGGCCGCGCTGGGCAAGCGCATCGGCCTGTCGCAGCCCGCGATGAGCGAGCGCGTGCGCAAGCTGGAGGACGCCGGCATCATCGAAGGCTATGGCGCCCGGGTCCACCTGGGCCGCATCGGCGTGGGCCTCACGGCCATCATCCGCATCGAGACCACGCACCGCGGCATCGCGCCTTACCTGGAGTTGTTCGAGAGCATGCCCGAGGTGCTGGAGGCCGACCGGGTGACCGGCCAGGACTGCTTCATCGTGCGCTGCGCCATCGCGGAGCCGGCCGACCTGCAGCGCGTGGTGGACGCGCTGGCGGTGCATGGCTCGGTCACCACCTCGCTCGTGCTCTCCAGCCCCGTGCGCAAGCACGCCACCGTGCAGGCGGTGCGCCCTCCGGCACGGTAATCCCGCGCCGGAGCAAAAGAAAAAGCCGCCGTCCGCGCACGGGCGGAAGGCGGCTGGCGACCAGCGCGCGGGCTGGCCACTGCATCCCGGACGGGATTACTGCTTGACGGCCTCGACCTGGGCCACGATGCGCACGTTCTTGGGGAAGCCGTACTGCACGCCGTAGTCCAGGCCGAACAGGGTGCGGTCGATGGTGGTCTCGAAGTCGCCGCCGCACACTTCGCGCTTGAGCATCGGGCTCTGGTAGCAGGCGAACTGGTTGGCCTTGAAGGTCGCGGGATGGGTCTGGCCCTTGAGGGTCAGGTTGCCGGCCACGGACACCAGCTTGTCGCCGTCGAAGGTGAACTTGTCGCCCACGAAGCGCGCGGTGGGGTACTTGGCCGCGTCGAAGATGTCGGAGCTCTGCAGGTGCTTGTCGAAGGGCGGCGTGCCGGTGTTGATGGAGTTGATCTGGAAGGTGATGTCCACCTTGCCGGTCTTGGCGGCCTTGTCCAGCTCGATCGTGCCTTCCTTCTTGTCGAAGCGGCCGCGGTTCACGCTGGCGCCGAAGTGGCTGATCTCGAACGTGGCGAAGGTGTGCGTCGGCTCCACCGTGTACGTGGCGGTCTCGGCCTGGGCGGCACCGGCAACGAGGGCGGCCGCGGCGGCCAGGGCGAACAGGGATTTGCGCATGTCGGGATCTCCGGTTGAAAGAAAGGGAAGGAAGGGAAAAGGGACAGGGAAAGCGCGGGCTCGGCCCCGGGGCTCAGAGCTTGCCCACGCCCGTGAGCGCGAGCTTGAACTTCACCTGCACGTCGTCGGCGACCATGGAGGTGTCGGCCCACTCGTTCTCGCCGATCTTGAAGGCCAGGCGCTTGATCGGGAAGCTGCCGGTGGCGATGGTGGTGGCGCCGTTCTGGGTGAGCGTGACGGGTGCGACCACGTCCTGCGTGGCGCCCTTGATGCTCAGCTTGCCGGCCACCTCGAACTTGCCCGGGCCGGTGGACTTGATCGCCGTGGACTGGAAGGTCGCCTGCGGGAACTTGGGCACGTTGAACCACGTGGCCTTGGGCAGCTCGGCGTCGGACTCCTTCACGCCCAGGGTGGCGCTGCCGGTGTCCACCGTGATCGTGACCTTGCTGGTGGCGAGCTTGGCGGGATCGAAGGCGACCTGCGCGTCGAACTTCTTGAAGCGGCCCTCGACGGGCACGCCCATCTGCTTGCTCACGAAGGTGATCTCGCTCTGCTCGGGCACCAGCTTCTGCTGCGCGAAGGCGGGCGCGCCGGCCAGCAGCGCGGAGGATGCCAGCGCGAGGCCGGCAAAGAGGGAAGGGGAGAATTTCATGGATCGCTCCGTTGGTTCGGTGGATTCGGTGGCGGGTGGTCAGGCGCGCCCGGGCAGCATGCGCCCGATCAGGCCGTCGCGGTCGATGACCTGGTGCTTCAGCGCCGCGGCCACGTGCAGCACGACGAGCACGGCCAGGGCATAAGCGCTGATCTGGTGCCAGGGCTTGATGGCCTCGGCCAGTTCGGGGCTCACCGGCACGAAGCTCGGCAGCGGCACGATGCCGAGGAACACGACGGGAAAGCCCGCCGCCGAGCTGTAGGCCCAGCCGATCAGGGGCACGGCGAAGAACAGCAGGTACATCAGGTGGTGCGTGCCGTGGTGCGCGGCGCGCTGCCATGCCGGCATCGCGGACTGCACCGCCGCGGGCAGCGCCGGCGGGCGGTGCGTCAGGCGCCAGAGCAGCCGGAGGGCCGACAGCGCCAGGATGGCCACGCCGGCCCACTTGTGCCAGTTGTAGAACTTCAGCCGCTGCGGCGAGAACGGCAGTCCCGTCATGTACAGGCCCAGCAGAAACACGGCGACGATGGCCAGCCCGAGCACCCAGTGCAGCAGGATGGCGGTGGCGGTATAGCGGGCCGGACGGGACGGGGTCATGGATCGTTGGGGCGATGGTCTTTCGGGCGGCCGCGCATCGCGGCCGGGCTGGTGCGCCGCCAGTCTAGGGCCGCTGCCACCGTAAATCTTCAATCAAATTGATGCTTTGATTCAATTTTTGTGAAGCCGAGAGGACTTGACTCGGCGGGCAAAGGCTCCTCGGCCAGCAGCGCCTGGCGGCTTGCGGCATACAAAGCGGGATTGCCGCCGAACTCCGCGGTGGCCCGCCGGGCCCGGTCCATGAGCGCGAGCAGCGCCGCCCGGATCGCCGCAGGCTCCCCGAGGCGGGAGAGTGGCCCGGACACCGTCAGGGCGCCGCGGAGCTCTCCGGGCGCCCCGAATACCGGCACGGAGGCGGCCGCCGTTTCCCGGTCACGCTCCCCGAACGACGTGGCCCACAGCCGGGCGCGCACCGACTCGTGGGCCGGATCGCCCTCCGAGAACGCCAACAGCACCTTTCCCGAGGCGCCGAGATGCACGTCGAACGCCTCCCCCACGCGGATGGACACACGCACGGCGCGCGACGGCTCGACGCGGCTGAGCACCAGGCGCCGGTCCCCGGAGCGCACGTAGAACGAGGCGGTTTCCCCGAGCTCGGCACTGAGTTCGCGCAGCAGCGGCTCCACGATGGAGTCGATGCGCAGGCTGCGCTGGTAGATGGCGGCCAGCTGCACCGGCGCCGGCCCGATGCCGTACAGCCCGTCGTCCCACTTCCGGATGAAGCCGCCGCTTTCCAGGGCGCCCAGCAGCCGCAGCACGGTGCTCTTGTAGAGCCCCGTGCGCCGGGACAGCTCCGTCAGCGTCAGCCGCTCGTCCTCCGGGGCGAATGCACCCAGGAGGGCGAACGCGCGGTCCAGGACGGCGACCCCGCTGGAGGCCTCGGAGGATTCTTGTGTCATCGGCGTCAGAAAGATCACGGCTATGTTCTGCTGAGTAGAACACAGCGGCCGCGAGGGTCTGGCTGCTCAAGGGTTATCCCGCATGGTTCACGCTGGCGCGCGCCATTAAAGTTCTTTCCAACAGAACACAGTTCTATTCAATAGAACAACCAAGGAGACACCATGCTTTCTCTTTCTCGCCTGCTGTGTACCTGCGCCCTGCTCGCCGCGTCCGCGGCGGCCATCGCCCAGCCCGCGGACTATCCGTCCCAATCCATCAAGGTGGTCGTTCCCTTCCCGCCGGGTGGCGGCACGGACATCGTCGCCCGCATGGTGCTGGACAAGATCCGCGCCTCCA
Proteins encoded in this window:
- a CDS encoding fused DSP-PTPase phosphatase/NAD kinase-like protein, translated to MAFFRSSGQAAKLPPGFDTRGLESLQISGSERITSEAQVHAIRQIYGDAPLVVVDLRQESHAVADGHSLTWRGTNDWGNVGLDTAATMAREADQLEELRRQGNAVAIHAEYVKGRMDDPAPRPLVTTLARSEQDIVEAAGAEYRRIAVTDHVRPSRRDVDQFIELVRDLPEGTGLHVHCNGGHGRTTTFMVLHDMLHNAREVDAGAIMARQSKLSHDHNLTDTSTVKKRKQTFHADRLAFFHEFHAYARENPGGRPLTWSEWRRSDAAQPT
- a CDS encoding glutathione S-transferase family protein; the protein is MQLFGMLDSPYVRRVAVTLRHLGVPFEHRPLSVFSTFDAFRAVNPVVKAPTLVADDGTVLMDSTLILQWIDACAPEAAARLVPADRTARLQDLRIAGLALAACEKTVQIVYEQRLRPEEKQHRPWLDRVGLQLDAAYAQLEEAIAGAGSMPDVDALTHGGIAAAVAWSFTGLVLPGRVVDTSHPSLAAFAAAAERLPAFVACPQAG
- a CDS encoding Lrp/AsnC family transcriptional regulator is translated as MRIDKKDWLILQALQTDARQSLAALGKRIGLSQPAMSERVRKLEDAGIIEGYGARVHLGRIGVGLTAIIRIETTHRGIAPYLELFESMPEVLEADRVTGQDCFIVRCAIAEPADLQRVVDALAVHGSVTTSLVLSSPVRKHATVQAVRPPAR
- a CDS encoding YceI family protein — its product is MRKSLFALAAAAALVAGAAQAETATYTVEPTHTFATFEISHFGASVNRGRFDKKEGTIELDKAAKTGKVDITFQINSINTGTPPFDKHLQSSDIFDAAKYPTARFVGDKFTFDGDKLVSVAGNLTLKGQTHPATFKANQFACYQSPMLKREVCGGDFETTIDRTLFGLDYGVQYGFPKNVRIVAQVEAVKQ
- a CDS encoding YceI family protein; amino-acid sequence: MKFSPSLFAGLALASSALLAGAPAFAQQKLVPEQSEITFVSKQMGVPVEGRFKKFDAQVAFDPAKLATSKVTITVDTGSATLGVKESDAELPKATWFNVPKFPQATFQSTAIKSTGPGKFEVAGKLSIKGATQDVVAPVTLTQNGATTIATGSFPIKRLAFKIGENEWADTSMVADDVQVKFKLALTGVGKL
- a CDS encoding cytochrome b, with protein sequence MTPSRPARYTATAILLHWVLGLAIVAVFLLGLYMTGLPFSPQRLKFYNWHKWAGVAILALSALRLLWRLTHRPPALPAAVQSAMPAWQRAAHHGTHHLMYLLFFAVPLIGWAYSSAAGFPVVFLGIVPLPSFVPVSPELAEAIKPWHQISAYALAVLVVLHVAAALKHQVIDRDGLIGRMLPGRA
- a CDS encoding IclR family transcriptional regulator — its product is MTQESSEASSGVAVLDRAFALLGAFAPEDERLTLTELSRRTGLYKSTVLRLLGALESGGFIRKWDDGLYGIGPAPVQLAAIYQRSLRIDSIVEPLLRELSAELGETASFYVRSGDRRLVLSRVEPSRAVRVSIRVGEAFDVHLGASGKVLLAFSEGDPAHESVRARLWATSFGERDRETAAASVPVFGAPGELRGALTVSGPLSRLGEPAAIRAALLALMDRARRATAEFGGNPALYAASRQALLAEEPLPAESSPLGFTKIESKHQFD